A genome region from Bradyrhizobium sp. WSM1417 includes the following:
- a CDS encoding Gfo/Idh/MocA family protein — MSSTGSAPAKAGLRVGVIGAGVMGSNHARVLSGLPGVNLVGVVDPSPAHRTRAMELANCASFETLDQLLAEGVDAVTIAAPTHLHHEVSLACIAKNIHVMVEKPIASTVAEGREIVTAAQKAGVTLMVGHVERFNPAVAAVKQAIAGEDILSIAITRVGPFPPRMSNVGVVIDLAVHDIDLIRWFTESDIVEVQPQLSSAVAEREDIALLQFRTANGVLAHINTNWLTPFKARSVTVATRGKYVMGDLLTRQVTECFGFKPDGSYSMRHLPVGHDEPLRAELIAFLKAVRNGETPAVTGDEGVASLEIATQCLETPSRPAATSSARKGPRRVAG; from the coding sequence ATGAGTTCCACAGGATCTGCACCGGCAAAGGCCGGCTTGCGCGTCGGCGTCATTGGCGCCGGCGTGATGGGCAGCAACCACGCGCGCGTGCTTAGCGGTCTTCCCGGCGTCAACCTCGTCGGCGTCGTCGATCCTTCGCCGGCACATCGCACCCGGGCGATGGAGCTTGCCAATTGCGCGAGCTTCGAGACGCTCGACCAGCTGCTGGCCGAAGGCGTCGATGCCGTCACCATCGCGGCGCCGACCCATCTGCATCACGAGGTCTCGCTCGCCTGCATCGCCAAGAACATCCACGTGATGGTCGAGAAGCCGATTGCGTCCACGGTCGCGGAAGGCCGCGAGATCGTCACGGCTGCGCAAAAGGCCGGCGTGACGCTGATGGTCGGCCATGTCGAGCGCTTCAATCCGGCTGTGGCCGCCGTCAAGCAGGCGATCGCGGGCGAGGATATTCTGTCGATCGCGATCACGCGCGTCGGCCCGTTCCCGCCGCGCATGTCCAATGTCGGCGTCGTCATCGATCTTGCCGTGCACGACATCGATCTGATCCGCTGGTTCACCGAGTCCGACATCGTCGAGGTGCAGCCGCAATTGTCGAGTGCGGTCGCCGAGCGCGAGGACATCGCGCTGTTGCAGTTCCGCACCGCCAACGGCGTGCTCGCGCACATCAACACCAACTGGCTGACGCCGTTCAAGGCACGCAGCGTCACGGTTGCGACTCGCGGCAAATACGTGATGGGCGATCTCCTGACGCGCCAGGTCACCGAATGTTTCGGCTTCAAGCCTGACGGCAGCTATTCGATGCGGCATCTGCCGGTCGGCCATGACGAGCCGCTCCGCGCCGAGCTGATCGCGTTCCTCAAGGCCGTGCGCAACGGCGAGACGCCGGCGGTCACCGGTGACGAAGGCGTCGCCAGCCTCGAGATCGCCACGCAGTGCCTGGAAACGCCGTCGCGGCCGGCCGCCACGTCGTCGGCCCGCAAGGGTCCGCGGCGCGTCGCCGGCTGA
- a CDS encoding mannose-1-phosphate guanylyltransferase/mannose-6-phosphate isomerase — protein sequence MDKRIIPLIMCGGAGTRLWPASREVRPKQFLPLFGTRSTFQDTLLRVSEASLFDRPIVITNASYRFMVLEQLAEIGIEADVILEPMRRDSGPAIAAGAVFAQNRASEAIVLALAADHVVQDNAAFVAACRQGLTAASAGRIVTFGVKPERPATEYGYISPGEVISGEVHAVARFVEKPDAVKAADYVNSGYLWNSGNFMFPATVLLDEYRKVDAASVEAISSAVTHAGRDLGFVTLEPEAFGAAKAISIDYAVMEKTARAAVVPVSCGWSDVGSWHAVWELSDKDAQGNASHGTAVFEDSRNCNVTTDSALVALEGVDDLVVVATADAVLVSRQKDANGLKRLVTKLKAVAPKVTEEHLKVHRPWGSYQSVDNGERHQVKRIVVKPGGRLSLQKHHHRAEHWIVVRGTARVTVNETVKSVHENESIYIPMGAVHRMENPGKIMLELIEVQTGSYLGEDDIIRIEDDYQRS from the coding sequence ATGGACAAACGCATCATCCCCCTGATCATGTGCGGCGGTGCCGGAACGCGGCTGTGGCCGGCTTCGCGCGAGGTGCGCCCCAAGCAGTTCCTGCCGCTGTTCGGCACCCGCTCGACCTTTCAGGACACGCTGTTGCGCGTCTCGGAGGCCTCGCTGTTCGATCGCCCGATCGTCATCACCAATGCATCCTATCGCTTCATGGTGCTGGAGCAGCTCGCGGAAATCGGCATTGAGGCAGACGTGATCCTCGAGCCGATGCGGCGCGATTCCGGCCCGGCGATCGCCGCCGGCGCGGTGTTCGCGCAGAACCGCGCGAGTGAGGCGATCGTGCTCGCGCTCGCCGCCGACCACGTGGTGCAGGACAACGCCGCCTTCGTCGCGGCGTGCCGCCAGGGCCTCACCGCCGCGAGCGCCGGGCGCATCGTCACCTTCGGCGTCAAGCCGGAGCGGCCGGCGACCGAATACGGCTATATCAGCCCGGGCGAGGTCATCTCCGGCGAGGTGCACGCGGTCGCGCGCTTCGTCGAGAAGCCGGATGCGGTGAAGGCCGCCGACTATGTCAATTCCGGCTATCTCTGGAACAGCGGCAACTTCATGTTCCCGGCCACTGTGTTGCTCGACGAATACCGCAAGGTCGATGCGGCGAGCGTGGAGGCGATATCAAGCGCCGTGACCCATGCCGGCCGAGATCTCGGCTTCGTGACGCTGGAGCCCGAGGCGTTCGGCGCGGCCAAGGCAATCTCGATCGACTATGCGGTGATGGAGAAGACCGCGCGCGCCGCGGTCGTGCCGGTGTCGTGCGGCTGGTCCGACGTCGGCTCCTGGCACGCGGTGTGGGAATTGTCCGACAAGGACGCGCAAGGCAATGCTTCGCACGGCACCGCCGTGTTCGAAGATAGCCGCAATTGCAACGTCACCACCGACTCTGCACTGGTCGCGCTCGAAGGCGTCGACGATCTCGTCGTGGTTGCGACTGCCGACGCAGTGCTGGTCTCGCGCCAGAAGGATGCCAACGGGCTGAAGCGGCTGGTCACAAAACTCAAGGCGGTCGCGCCGAAGGTCACCGAGGAGCACCTCAAGGTGCATCGGCCCTGGGGCAGCTACCAGTCGGTCGACAATGGCGAGCGCCACCAAGTCAAGCGCATCGTGGTGAAGCCGGGCGGGCGGCTGTCGCTGCAGAAGCACCATCACCGCGCCGAGCACTGGATCGTGGTCCGCGGCACCGCCCGCGTCACCGTCAACGAGACCGTCAAAAGCGTGCACGAGAACGAGTCCATCTACATCCCGATGGGCGCGGTGCACCGGATGGAGAACCCCGGTAAAATCATGCTGGAGCTGATCGAGGTCCAGACCGGAAGCTATCTCGGGGAAGACGACATCATCCGGATTGAAGACGACTATCAAAGGTCGTAA
- a CDS encoding lysylphosphatidylglycerol synthase transmembrane domain-containing protein — translation MRRILLSTAKILISGALLYLALRKVDLSELFSRFTVTSLFWIGLAIAIAFLQIFVGVLRWREVSAACGAPLELARAMRYNVIGSFFNQTLPSAIGGDAVRLWLVARAGAGWRAATYSIFVDRAIGLIALAIMIVASLPWSYSLIADPHGRSALLFVDLAALAGGLGFLVFGALKWHWLRTWWATHHIHACAVIANRVIFSRSRGPAVVILSLAVHVLAVVVAWCVVLSIAAPVGFSDVFMLVPPVMLITMMPISIAGWGVREATMSLAFGFAGLAANEGVNVSLLFGAVYFIVGAIGGLVWILSAEKAAQGSAPLGVPE, via the coding sequence ATGCGCCGAATCCTGCTGTCGACGGCCAAGATCCTGATTTCCGGAGCGCTGCTCTACCTGGCGCTGCGCAAGGTCGATCTTTCCGAACTGTTTTCGCGCTTCACCGTGACCAGCCTGTTCTGGATCGGCTTGGCGATCGCGATCGCGTTCCTGCAAATCTTCGTCGGCGTGTTGCGCTGGCGCGAGGTCAGCGCCGCATGCGGCGCCCCGCTCGAGCTCGCCCGTGCCATGCGCTACAACGTGATCGGATCGTTCTTCAACCAGACCCTGCCCTCGGCAATCGGCGGCGATGCGGTCCGGCTGTGGCTCGTCGCGCGCGCCGGCGCCGGCTGGCGCGCTGCGACCTACTCGATCTTCGTCGATCGCGCGATTGGTTTGATCGCGCTCGCAATCATGATCGTGGCAAGCCTGCCCTGGAGCTACAGCCTCATCGCCGATCCGCACGGGCGCTCGGCGCTGCTGTTCGTCGACCTCGCGGCGCTCGCGGGTGGTCTCGGCTTCCTGGTCTTCGGCGCGCTGAAATGGCACTGGCTGAGAACCTGGTGGGCCACGCATCACATCCACGCCTGTGCCGTGATCGCCAACCGCGTGATCTTCAGCCGCTCGCGCGGACCGGCCGTCGTGATCCTGTCGCTCGCCGTGCATGTGCTGGCCGTCGTGGTCGCCTGGTGCGTCGTGCTGTCGATCGCGGCGCCGGTCGGCTTCAGCGACGTCTTTATGCTCGTGCCGCCGGTGATGCTGATCACGATGATGCCGATCTCGATCGCCGGCTGGGGCGTGCGTGAAGCCACCATGAGCCTCGCGTTCGGCTTCGCGGGGCTGGCCGCCAACGAGGGGGTCAACGTCTCGCTGCTGTTCGGCGCCGTGTACTTCATCGTCGGCGCGATTGGCGGCCTGGTCTGGATCCTCAGCGCGGAGAAAGCCGCGCAGGGATCGGCGCCGCTCGGGGTGCCGGAGTGA
- a CDS encoding glycosyltransferase family 4 protein gives MNAAVDALGAVPSLLALAIAALLSGVITWTSRPLLQRYALARPNARSSHRIPTPQGAGIAVISATLLVASAWAAWANIAIPPALIAATVLIALVGFADDIKSLPVLVRLVLQAAAVGAVVFTTPETARIVPALPLALERGLILLAGVWFVNLVNFMDGLDLMTVAEVVPVTAALLLLGLLGDLSWPAALIAAALCGAMLGFAPFNKPVAKVFLGDVGSLPIGLLLGWCLLELAWRGQPATALLLPAYYLVDSTVTLFRRIARREQFWSAHRSHFYQRATDHGFTVSRVIGEVFALNLVLAGLAIVTARAGSMTITLTALPAGAIAIGIVLRRFSPPQAS, from the coding sequence GTGAACGCGGCCGTTGACGCGCTCGGCGCCGTACCTTCGCTGCTGGCCCTTGCGATTGCCGCACTGCTGTCGGGCGTCATCACCTGGACCAGCCGCCCCCTGCTCCAGCGTTACGCATTGGCGCGGCCCAACGCGCGGTCCTCTCATCGCATCCCGACCCCGCAGGGTGCTGGCATCGCCGTGATTTCAGCGACGCTGCTGGTCGCATCAGCCTGGGCAGCCTGGGCGAACATCGCGATTCCGCCGGCGCTGATCGCTGCAACGGTCTTGATCGCCCTGGTCGGATTTGCCGACGACATCAAGTCGCTGCCGGTGCTCGTGCGCCTCGTGCTGCAGGCCGCAGCTGTCGGCGCCGTCGTGTTCACCACGCCCGAGACCGCGCGCATCGTGCCGGCGCTGCCGCTCGCGCTGGAGCGCGGGCTCATCCTGCTGGCGGGCGTGTGGTTCGTGAACCTCGTCAATTTCATGGACGGGCTCGACCTGATGACGGTGGCGGAAGTGGTGCCCGTCACCGCGGCGCTGCTGCTGCTGGGACTGCTCGGCGATTTGTCGTGGCCGGCCGCGCTGATCGCCGCGGCGCTGTGCGGCGCCATGCTCGGCTTTGCGCCGTTCAACAAGCCGGTCGCAAAAGTCTTCCTGGGCGATGTCGGCAGCCTGCCGATCGGTCTTTTGCTCGGCTGGTGCCTGCTCGAGCTCGCCTGGCGCGGGCAGCCCGCCACGGCGCTGTTGCTGCCGGCCTATTACCTCGTGGATTCGACCGTCACGCTGTTCCGGCGCATCGCAAGGCGCGAGCAATTCTGGTCGGCGCATCGCTCGCATTTCTACCAGCGTGCCACCGACCACGGCTTCACGGTCTCTCGCGTGATCGGCGAGGTGTTCGCGCTCAATCTCGTGCTCGCCGGGCTTGCCATCGTCACCGCTCGCGCCGGCTCGATGACGATCACGCTGACCGCGCTGCCGGCGGGCGCAATCGCGATCGGCATCGTGCTGCGGCGGTTCTCCCCCCCTCAGGCGTCCTGA
- a CDS encoding glycosyltransferase family 4 protein, translating to MQPRGKIVVASQHYPPDPSTTAAIMAEIACRIAGDHEVVVLSGSSGPLPASQTGPGKPRVVGVKNRMAGKAALVRRGASELLFAARTFLALTRELRRGDVVLTVTAPFMLPYAVAAAARLKGARSALIMHDLFPDVLVMAGLLKPGSIVAMTMRAANSLMFRALNAVITIGRDAERPLLSYSGMTRNKIRFIPNWATLVAARRPVTADNPFRKALSADFVVGLSGNLGFTHDPEIVFEAARLLRAEPGIHFVLSGWGIGFERLKQLQTEAKLPNVSFVGRVEDAELEAFLAAANLWIIPYRKDVAGVSVPSRFYNLLAVGRPVVLVSEPEAEAALTVVENGLGWVVTPGPADQLAEAIRAASCSDGVAIAERAVKAAAKFDRVTAMNAYAALVDELLRNPELPEQR from the coding sequence ATGCAGCCTCGGGGCAAGATCGTGGTGGCGAGCCAGCACTACCCGCCTGATCCGAGCACGACGGCGGCGATCATGGCCGAGATCGCCTGCCGCATCGCCGGGGATCACGAGGTCGTGGTGCTGTCGGGCTCGTCAGGCCCGTTGCCGGCCTCGCAGACCGGCCCGGGCAAGCCGCGGGTCGTCGGCGTCAAGAACCGGATGGCGGGCAAGGCGGCGCTGGTGCGGCGCGGCGCCTCCGAGCTGCTGTTCGCGGCGCGCACGTTCCTGGCGTTGACACGGGAGCTGAGGCGAGGCGACGTCGTGCTCACCGTCACCGCACCGTTCATGCTGCCTTACGCAGTTGCGGCGGCGGCGAGGCTGAAGGGCGCGCGCTCGGCGCTGATCATGCACGACCTCTTCCCGGACGTGCTGGTGATGGCGGGCCTGCTGAAGCCCGGTTCGATCGTGGCCATGACGATGCGTGCCGCCAACAGCCTGATGTTTCGTGCGCTCAATGCCGTCATCACCATCGGCCGCGATGCGGAACGGCCGCTGCTGAGCTATTCCGGCATGACGCGGAACAAGATCCGCTTCATCCCGAATTGGGCGACGCTCGTGGCCGCACGCCGGCCGGTGACGGCGGACAATCCATTCCGCAAAGCGCTCTCGGCGGATTTCGTTGTCGGCCTGTCGGGCAATCTCGGCTTCACCCATGATCCGGAGATCGTGTTCGAGGCGGCGCGCCTTTTGAGGGCCGAGCCTGGCATCCACTTTGTGCTCTCCGGCTGGGGCATCGGCTTCGAACGGTTGAAGCAGTTGCAGACTGAGGCGAAATTGCCCAATGTCTCCTTCGTGGGGCGGGTCGAGGACGCCGAGCTCGAGGCATTCCTGGCGGCGGCCAATCTCTGGATCATTCCGTACCGGAAGGACGTTGCGGGGGTTTCGGTGCCGAGCCGGTTCTACAATCTGCTGGCGGTCGGCCGTCCCGTGGTGCTGGTCTCCGAACCGGAGGCCGAGGCCGCGTTGACAGTGGTGGAGAACGGGCTGGGCTGGGTGGTGACGCCCGGCCCGGCCGATCAACTGGCCGAGGCGATCCGCGCGGCGTCTTGCTCTGACGGTGTCGCCATTGCGGAGCGCGCGGTGAAGGCGGCGGCGAAGTTCGATCGCGTCACCGCGATGAACGCCTATGCCGCTCTGGTCGACGAATTGTTGCGCAACCCCGAACTACCGGAGCAACGATGA